In one Candidatus Neomarinimicrobiota bacterium genomic region, the following are encoded:
- the nuoK gene encoding NADH-quinone oxidoreductase subunit NuoK, protein MHNLQSYLFLSVILFSFGLYGVMTRRNGVAILMGIELILNSVNLNLVAFNRFGGLSDLLPGHVFALFVIIMAASEAAVALAIIINLYKSFHTVNVDEAHEMKG, encoded by the coding sequence ATGCATAACCTGCAATCCTATCTGTTTCTCAGTGTCATTCTGTTCAGTTTCGGTCTCTACGGGGTCATGACCCGCCGCAACGGAGTAGCAATTCTCATGGGGATCGAGCTCATCCTCAACTCGGTAAACCTTAACCTGGTTGCCTTCAACCGTTTCGGCGGACTTTCAGACCTGCTGCCGGGGCATGTCTTCGCCCTGTTTGTGATTATTATGGCGGCTTCTGAAGCGGCCGTGGCCTTGGCGATCATCATAAACCTGTATAAATCCTTCCATACCGTTAACGTGGATGAAGCCCACGAGATGAAGGGTTGA